GCTGTTAATTGATGACGGTTCATCCGATGCCACGGTGACCGTTATTCGTCAGTGGCAAGCGCAGCACCCCAATGCTGGGGTGGTTCTCCTTGAGCTCACAAGGAATTTCGGGAAGGAGGCAGCGATGCTGGCCGGCCTCGACCATGTTGACGGCGAGTGTTCTGCAGCATTGCTGATTGATTCAGACCTGCAACACCCGCCTGAACGCATTCCAGCGATGGTGGCGGCCTGGCGTGACGGGGCTGAGGTGGTCACGGCTGTTCGTGACGATCGTGATGAAGAATCCCGGCTGAAGGTGGCAACAGCCTCATGGTTTTATCGGGTGTTCAATCGACTGGTGGATTCCATTCAGTTGCAGGAAGGAGCGGGTGATTTCCGGCTGCTGTCCGCCCCAGTGGTGGCCGCTATCACGCAAATGCGTGAGGCCACGCGCTTTTCCAAGGGTTTGATGCCCTGGACTGGGTATCGCAGCGTGGAGATTCCATACAGCCGGGTAGCCCGTGCTGGAGGGCAGACCTCTTGGAATTCGATCAAGCTTTG
The DNA window shown above is from Synechococcus sp. CC9902 and carries:
- a CDS encoding glycosyltransferase family 2 protein is translated as MASNALWVVAACFNEETVIPRFIERVIALPEVDRLLLIDDGSSDATVTVIRQWQAQHPNAGVVLLELTRNFGKEAAMLAGLDHVDGECSAALLIDSDLQHPPERIPAMVAAWRDGAEVVTAVRDDRDEESRLKVATASWFYRVFNRLVDSIQLQEGAGDFRLLSAPVVAAITQMREATRFSKGLMPWTGYRSVEIPYSRVARAGGQTSWNSIKLWRYALDGIFSFSVRPLKVWGVIGVLISFLSFIYAALIVLRTLVLGADLPGYASLIVAILFLGGIQLIGIGVLGEYIGRIYVDVKRRPHYFVRGIYR